One Xyrauchen texanus isolate HMW12.3.18 chromosome 44, RBS_HiC_50CHRs, whole genome shotgun sequence DNA segment encodes these proteins:
- the rc3h2 gene encoding roquin-2, which yields MPVQAAQWTEFLSCPICYNEFDANSHKPISLGCSHTICKTCLHKLHRKACPFDQTAISTDIDVLPVNCALLQLVGVPVPDGEIVNVGSVEDTRHYEVCRMCVEELALYLKPISGGKGIVTLSQSTLSRPMQRKLVTLVNCQLVEEEGRMRAVRTCRSLGERTITELILQHQNPQQLSANLWAAVRARGCQFLGPAMQDDALKLVLLALEDGSALSRKVLVLFVVQKLEARFPQASKTSIGHVVQLLYRASCFKVTKRDEDSSLMQLKEEFRTYDALRREHDAQIVHIAMEAGLRISPEQWSSLLYGDLMHKSHMQSIIDKLQSHESFAKSVQELTIILQRTGDPANLNSLRAPLEGLSNIDHNPDAAAPSWAELESVVLAVKVVVHGLVEFIQNFSKKCHESPQAQSNSKYKTSMCRDLRQQGGCPRGASCTFAHTLDELEKYRMRNRKASVVVRPFMSVPAVMPKAGTKGVVSGSEVGIEVLTNYEKEAATSEDSSPTQLIPRGGDYQDEKSLPNCANGLPATSLEKNPISHLASIASREECCGPPKLGSVHTRAHNEIYYSHDQRSHYDQPPYHQPSTPPYKSCNARFLRSSNVPESMLPPAMGPLNPDQHPSVPPPDRLDPTHYGPHSTYTAISHSHAHSVYTPVYDSRRMWRPPLYPREGGRSNSLPPEVFHSFVYQPPVRERYNSLDSPYCSTADQRAAMHRDSFCRTHLGYEDLYHHKQEQWAHHHGNVNRPSQSSPDFAMDLSPEHPKAVGGGCMTCKCHGGEENLAHYSPWSCDIINPFESEPYHLSTHSCSKNSDGESAGKRWLHMFEPYRRLKDEDPIIPFGEGPIISKWGAISRASRTSYHTTDPVQATASQGSVGTTSINFRDYGSHIVHNDLRSGPRGSDSASHSRFIESDHLTVPGLHVRHNSFSSGSKQSTELLGKEGTESEPNRDIELELSALDMEDTETKDCKPEDSYETQSRSQSSHLSSVFSEPMASSQLDNHLSHRMDTHLIKKMAFRKTLSPGGLSIGKIPMRTCSPRPGDPPRPSPGPKMLLKGN from the exons ATGCCGGTACAGGCAGCACAATGGACTGAGTTTTTATCCTGCCCTATCTGCTACAATGAGTTTGACGCCAACAGCCACAAGCCCATTAGCCTGGGTTGCTCGCACACCATCTGCAAGACCTGCCTGCACAAACTGCACCGCAAGGCCTGTCCCTTTGACCAGACGGCCATTAGCACTGACATTGATGTGCTGCCTGTCAACTGTGCCCTCCTGCAGCTGGTGGGGGTGCCG GTTCCAGATGGTGAGATTGTAAATGTGGGCAGTGTTGAAGACACCAGACATTATGAGGTGTGCCGAATGTGTGTTGAGGAGCTGGCACTCTATCTCAAACCCATCAGCGGAGGAaaag GTATAGTTACCCTCAGTCAGAGCACACTAAGCAGGCCCATGCAGAGGAAGCTGGTTACCCTTGTGAACTGTCAGCTGGTTGAGGAGGAGGGGCGTATGCGGGCGGTCCGGACGTGCAGATCTCTGGGTGAACGCACCATCACTGAACTCATCCTACAGCACCAGAACCCACAGCAGCTCTCGGCCAACCTGTGGGCTGCTGTGCGGGCACGCGGCTGTCAGTTTCTCGGACCTG CCATGCAGGATGACGCTCTGAAACTGGTGCTGCTGGCCCTTGAAGACGGCTCAGCTCTATCACGGAAGGTTCTGGTGCTGTTTGTGGTGCAGAAACTGGAGGCGCGGTTCCCTCAGGCATCTAAGACCAGCATTGGTCATGTAGTTCAGCTGCTGTATCGCGCCTCCTGCTTTAAG GTGACCAAACGGGATGAAGACTCCTCTCTCATGCAGCTGAAGGAAGAGTTTCGCACTTACGACGCTCTACGCCGTGAGCATGATGCTCAGATCGTTCACATCGCCATGGAAGCAGGGCTACGTATTTCGCCTGAGCAGTGGTCCTCTCTGCTGTATGGAGACCTTATGCACAAATCTCACATGCAGTCAATCATAGACAAG CTCCAGTCACACGAGTCCTTTGCTAAAAGCGTGCAGGAGCTCACCATTATCCTGCAGAGAACAGGAGACCCAGCCAACCTCAATAGCCTCAGAGCTCCTCTAGAAGGACTGTCCAACATCGACCACAATCCTG atgcgGCTGCTCCATCCTGGGCAGAACTGGAGAGCGTGGTATTGGCTGTGAAGGTTGTTGTCCACGGGCTAGTGGAATTCATACAAAACTTCAGCAAAAAGTGCCATGAAAGCCCTCAG GCTCAATCCAACAGCAAGTACAAGACCAGTATGTGCAGGGACTTACGGCAGCAGGGTGGCTGCCCCAGAGGAGCCAGTTGCACTTTTGCCCACACATTGGACGAGCTGGAAAA GTACAGAATGAGGAATAGGAAAGCTAGTGTGGTGGTTAGGCCCTTCATGTCAGTTCCAGCAGTTATGCCCAAAGCAGGCACCAAAGGAGTAGTCTCTGGGTCAGAGGTGGGTATTGAAGTGCTAACGAACTACGAGAAGGAAGCCGCAACCTCAGAGGACTCATCTCCAACTCAGCTGATCCCTAGAGGTGGAGACTACCAGGATGAAAAATCACTCCCCAACTGTGCCAATGGACTGCCTGCTACCAGCCTGGAAAA AAATCCAATCAGTCACTTGGCTTCGATAGCATCTAGAGAGGAATGCTGTGGTCCTCCCAAACTTGGGTCTGTCCACACAAGAGCTCATAATGAGATTTACTACTCTCATGACCAGAGATCCCATTATGACCAGCCACCCTACCACCAACCTTCCA CTCCTCCTTACAAATCATGCAACGCTCGCTTCCTTCGTTCCAGCAATGTGCCTGAGTCCATGTTACCACCTGCAATGGGCCCCTTGAATCCAGATCAGCACCCCTCTGTTCCGCCTCCAGACAGATTAGACCCCACCCATTATGGACCGCACTCAACATACACCGCCATATCTCATAGTCATGCACACTCCGTGTACACCCCCGTCTACGACAGCAGGCGCATGTGGAGGCCGCCGCTGTACCCCAGGGAGGGTGGGCGGAGTAACTCTCTCCCTCCAGAGGTTTTCCATTCATTTGTATATCAGCCACCAGTCAGAGAGCGATACAACTCGCTTGACAGCCCTTACTGTAGCACGGCTGATCAGAGAGCAGCAATGCACAGG GACTCATTTTGTAGGACTCATCTTGGCTATGAGGATCTCTATCACCACAAACAGGAACAGTGGGCACATCACCACGGCAACGTGAACAGACCCTCCCAATCATCTCCTGACTTCGCTATGGATTTGAGTCCAGAG CATCCTAAGGCTGTAGGTGGTGGGTGTATGACTTGTAAGTGTCATGGTGGGGAAGAGAATCTTGCCCACTACTCACCCTGGTCGTGTGACATTATCAACCCATTTGAGTCAGAGCCCTACCATTTGTCAACCCACTCTTGTTCCAAGAATTCA GATGGGGAAAGTGCTGGCAAACGGTGGCTTCATATGTTCGAGCCCTACAGGCGACTGAAAGATGAAGATCCCATCATTCCTTTTGGAGAGGGGCCCATCATCTCCAAATGGGGAGCGATCTCTCGGGCCTCTCGCACCAGCTACCACACCACTGACCCGGTCCAGGCCACTGCATCGCAGGGGAGTGTCGGTACCACATCAATCAACTTCAGAG ACTATGGCTCTCATATTGTTCACAATGACCTCAGATCGGGCCCACGAGGTTCTGATTCCGCTAGTCACTCCAGATTTATAGAAAG tgaTCATCTGACAGTGCCAGGGCTTCATGTGCGGCATAATTCCTTCAGCAGTGGGTCAAAGCAGAGCACAGAACTGCTGGGGAAAGAAGGGACAGAGAGTGAGCCTAACAGAGACATTGAGCTGGAGCTGTCCGCTCTGGACATGGAGGACACAGAGACAAAGGACTGCAAGCCTGAG GACTCTTATGAAACACAAAGCCGCTCACAGAGCAGTCACCTCTCTTCGGTCTTCAGTGAGCCAATGGCCAGTTCCCAGTTGGACAATCATCTGTCTCACAGAATGGACACCCACCTTATAAAGAAGATGGCATTCAG AAAGACCCTCTCTCCTGGAGGCCTCAGTATTGGGAAGATTCCAATGAGGACATGCTCACCCAGGCCTGGAGACCCCCCACGACCCAGCCCAGGACCTAAGATGCTGCTAAAGGGGAATTGA